A portion of the Manduca sexta isolate Smith_Timp_Sample1 chromosome 20, JHU_Msex_v1.0, whole genome shotgun sequence genome contains these proteins:
- the LOC115450900 gene encoding zinc finger protein Elbow → MLTSSNQYLRPDYLSPLPTTLDAKKSPLALLAQTCSAIGADTPNPKLISAAEKASKKYDEKVVHDNKPSFKPYESCLTAREKTRTPEDRSSVNAHSKTPLSSKGSASNTPVQARCGSNQSSSSQRTSPPAHRKTPSEKSDERSSPLQGSPVPAKMSSESSSSASATKLPFTPTSLSSSADTKEPSSFKPSIPVTSSAFLGGLPPTGFPLPMDLMTSSLMAAQHHALKNGLNPYLAYARMKTPGSDLGICRDPYCTGCSLSSHLLKSAVCPAGCAQCDHAKTPFPIPTSHPAAAAYAHAQLAALAAASQLPFVCSWMAGDSAYCGKRFATSEELLQHLRSHTASSESSPSLSMLSATHPLLQRTYPTPPLSPLTPRFHPYSKPSHLVSSPPLPFPLPPHPSLAAYFPSYPLFGPRPLHP, encoded by the exons ATGCTGACGTCCAGTAACCAGTACCTGAGGCCGGATTATCTGTCGCCGCTTCCGACCACG CTCGACGCGAAAAAGAGCCCGTTGGCGCTCCTGGCGCAGACGTGCAGTGCCATCGGCGCCGACACGCCCAACCCGAAGCTCATCTCGGCGGCAGAGAAGGCCAGCAAGAAGTACGACGAAAAGGTGGTCCATGACAACAAGCCTAGTTTCAAGCCTTATGAATCGTGCCTCACAGCGAGAGAAAAGACTAGAACCCCCGAAGACAGGTCTTCAGTGAACGCCCACTCGAAGACTCCGCTGTCTTCGAAAGGCAGCGCTTCCAACACGCCGGTGCAGGCGCGCTGCGGCAGCAACCAGAGCTCCTCATCCCAGAGGACCTCGCCGCCCGCGCACCGCAAAACTCCGTCCGAGAAATCGGACGAGAGATCCAGCCCACTCCAGGGGTCGCCGGTTCCCGCTAAAATGAGTTCCGAATCGTCATCTAGTGCCTCCGCAACAAAGTTACCCTTCACGCCCACCTCATTATCGTCCAGCGCAGACACCAAAGAGCCGTCGAGCTTTAAGCCGAGCATACCAGTCACATCATCTGCTTTTCTCGGCGGATTACCTCCTACAGGGTTCCCTTTACCAATGGACCTGATGACGAGCAGCTTAATGGCTGCGCAGCACCACGCTTTGAAAAATGGCCTTAATCCATATTTAGCTTATGCAAGGATGAAGACTCCAGGCAGCGATCTGGGCATCTGCAGAGATCCTTACTGCACAGGCTGCTCTCTAAGTTCACATTTGCTCAAGTCTGCCGTGTGTCCAGCTGGATGCGCGCAGTGCGACCACGCCAAAACGCCCTTCCCGATTCCGACGAGTCACCCCGCAGCCGCGGCGTATGCGCATGCTCAACTAGCCGCTCTGGCCGCGGCGTCGCAGCTGCCTTTCGTGTGCAGTTGGATGGCTGGAGACTCCGCTTACTGCGGTAAGAGGTTCGCGACGTCGGAGGAGCTGTTGCAACATCTGCGCTCTCATACGGCCAGCAGCGAGTCGAGTCCGAGCCTGTCAATGTTGAGCGCGACGCACCCACTGCTACAGCGCACGTACCCAACACCGCCGTTGTCGCCGCTGACGCCGCGGTTCCACCCGTACAGCAAGCCATCGCACCTGGTGTCCTCACCGCCGCTGCCGTTCCCGCTGCCGCCGCACCCATCGCTGGCGGCGTACTTCCCCTCGTATCCGCTGTTCGGTCCGCGGCCGCTGCACCCTTGA